The sequence AGAAGCTCTTGGTATAGGTACTAGCATCTTGAATCTTGTGTACCAGTTCAACGCCACCTGAATAGGAGTTCTACCATATCTCACTCCTACTTCTCTTAACAAGCTATTTCCCGCGAGAACTCCCTTATCTATCGGGGTATATGCGAGATAGAGGATCCCTTCTCTCTCGCAATATGGTATTACACTCTTCTCATCATCTCTCTTCGTGAGACTATATCTATTCTCTACAACCGCTATATCAGTATAGCTCAGATAAGATCTAGCTTCTTCAATCCTCTCCAGGGTAAAGTTCGAAACTCCGAGAGATCTAGCCAACCCCTCCTTCCAGAGCTTCTCAAGAACTTTCAAAGCATCTCTCAACACAACACCTTCTTCAAGCCAGTGGATTAGATAGGAATCAACATAATCAAGTCCAAGTCTTCTAAGAGATCCGGAGATAGATCTTCTTATACTCTCCTCACTAGCAAGATTCCTAGGATGGATCTTGGTAACTATGAAGAGATCCTCTCTAGAACCACCCCACTCTCTCACAGCCTTTCCAACAACCTCTTCAGCGAATCCATCACTATAGATCTCAGCGGTATCGATAAGAAGGATCCCCAGCTCTAAAGCTCTTCTAATAGCAGAAGTCCAGGAAGCCTCCTCAGATCTCTCGGTTCTCCTCCCACCAGTTCCAAGACCTATAGACGAGACTCTTCTACCTAGCTTGGGTATGTATTTATACTCCAAGACTACTACACCATATGAGCTGATCTAGGAAGCTTAAAAATTTGCAAGTGATGAGCAAAACAAGATCTAGGGATCTCTACCCTTGCATCCTGATTCTAGGTGTGAAGATCCTATACAAAGAATCTCCTAGAAAGTTCAGACCTAGAACCGTGATCACCAGAAAAACTCCTGGGAAAAGCGAGATCCACCAAGCAGACGCGATATAGGGCTGACCCTCATATATTATCCTCCCCCAGCTAGGCATGTTGGGATCTCCTAGACCTAGATAGCTTAAGCCAGCTTCTATAATGATCGCGTTTCCCACTAGAAGTATGGTGTTTGCAATAGCAGGAGGAATCGATGCTGGAAGCACATGTCTGATCATGATCCTCAGATCTCCAGCTCCAAGGGTTTTAACAGCTTCAACATAGGGGTGTTCTCTCACAACATAGACCTGTGCTCTCATAATTCTCGCAGTAGTAGGCCGTGTAGTTGCTCCTATGATAAGCATGATAAGATATATATTGCTACCATAGATCGCAACCAGTGTTAATGCTATGAAAAAGGTAGGTATAACGAAGAATACATCCATAATCCTGCTAATTACACTATCTATCAACCCTACCAAGAGTGAAGCTCTTGCACCTCATACAACTCTGCTCAACAGATCTCTGCCCAGAGAATCTCTGCCTAGAAGATGCTGAAGAGATGAAGATTGGGAGCGTGGGTATGCTAGAGAGTGTAATCAGGTAGAGGAAGTAGAAGTGCTAGACCGCCTAATAAGATTATCAAAAGTACTATCGTAAAACCTATTCCACCGTAGGAGTCTCTGAGAACCTGCTTGAGAACTCTTGCAAAGTTCTGCATAAAACCTCCTAGAAATCCTCTGAAAGCTGAGAAGAGGATTAGAAATTCTAATCCTAATATCAGCTAGAACAGGGTTGAACAAGTTAAATACTACACCATCTGCTCGGGATAATTCTCGCTTCAACTCTTAAGCCTGAGATCTTCTAACCTCTTCGTAGTAGAATTCGGCATCTTCAGAATCTAATCCTTCTTCTTTCAACAGCTCGGCAATAGCTTTCAGAATATCTTCTCTGCTTCTACTCTTCATTTCCTTGTACAAGCCTCTCACCTTATTGATAATGCTGATCCTCTTCTCCGCATATTCTCTTAAAGGCTCTGGAGCGAATGGTATTTCTCTTATCTCATATTCTCTGCATACTGCATAGATTCTTTTAATCTGCTCAGGTTTTCTAGTTCTACCAAGATACATTAGAGGATTATAGCTCTCAAGCTTCCACAATCCTTTGAAATCCTCTGCCGCATACACTGCTTTAACTTCTCCTATAAAAAGATCGTGATCTCCTGTCTCCACAATTCTTCTAAGCTCGATCTCTAGAGATGCTGATGCTTCTCCTAGGATGGGTGCTCCCAATACCTCTCCTCTTAGAATTGTAAAACCTCCTCTTCTAATCTTATCTCTGAAGAATCTCTCCGAAACATCACCTAGATAAGGAGTTCTATCAATATATTTTGAATCTAGAAAATTCAGAGAATAAATCCTCGACTTCTTAATCAGAGCATACGTATACCTCTCAGGAGCAATTAAAACACCAACTAGAAAAGGTTTAGAAGAGAGTTGAGTCCACCAAGCAGCCATCATACCTCCAATTCTTCCTTCATACTCTGCAACCACAACTGTAGGAATTACAGGATACAACACTCTTTCGCCATCCTCAAGATCTACTCTTCTAAGTTTTTGGAAGAACATCTAAANNNNNNNNNNNNNNNNNNNNNNNNNNNNNNNNNNNNNNNNNNNNNNNNNNNNNNNNNNNNNNNNNNNNNNNNNNNNNNNNNNNNNNNNNNNNNNNNNNNNNNNNNNNNNNNNNNNNNNNNNNNNNNNNNNNNNNNNNNNNNNNNNNNNNNNNNNNNNNNNNNNNNNNNNNNNNNNNNNNNNNNNNNNNNNNNNNNNNNNNNNNNNNNNNNNNNNNNNNNNNNNNNNNNNNNNNNNNNNNNNNNNNNNNNNNNNNNNNNNNNNNNNNNNNNNNNNNNNNNNNNNNNNNNNNNNNNNNNNNNNNNNNNNNNNNNNNNNNNNNNNNNNNNNNNNNNNNNNNNNNNNNNNNNNNNNNNNNNNNNNNNNNNNNNNNNNNNNNNNNNNNNNNNNNNNNNNNNNNNNNNNNNNNNNNNNNNNNNNNNNNNNNNNNNNNNNNNNNNNNNNNNNNNNNNNNNNNNNNNNNNNNNNNNNNNNNNNNNNNNNNNNTTCTAATATCTTAATTTTATCCTCTTCTAAAGTAGCGTTTATGTATGGATGTTCTCTTAGTAGCATTGCCACGGTCTTAACTAGGATATCTGTATATGTTACTCTAATCCCTTCACCTAATTCTTTTAAGAGTTCTTCTCTAACCTCAACTAGAGCGTCAACTATAGCCTCCGTAGTAAGAGTTACTTGAGCCATGGTTTGAAGACTTTCAACCATACGCTTAGCTATTACCTCTCTTACTGGAGACATAGGTATAGACTCTTTAACTCTAACACCTGTACTAGTGTACTTCTCTATTCTCTCAATTTCTCTTAGCACATCTTCTTTAGTTATAAGACCTCCAGGACCTGTGCCTTTAACTTTACTTAGATCAATTCCTTCTTCTTCAGCTAGCTTTCTAGCTCTAGGAGTAGCTCTTACTCTAGCTTTTACTTCTAACTCTTCAGAAACCTTAGGAGGCAGTCTTTACTTTAAGTTAATGAATTTAAGAGAGGATTAAAGAGATTCTGGGAGTAGAACTCAACACTGCAACAGCTCTCGCGAGTAGAAAGCCTGTTGCAAGAGGATTTAATAGTGCATAGATCATGAACACCATAACTGTGTCAGGGCTTCTAACAGCTTTCTGACTGTCCCTACAAAGCCCTTATCTAGAACTCTTTCAAACCTACCGCAATTACATATACTATGGAAAGACCTATGAATATTACCGGTGTGTAGTATAATAAGAGATATATGCGGTTCCTACTGTGGAGGTTTTCAAAGTCCACCTCACCCCTAGCGACATAGTATTTTATCTAGAGAT comes from Sulfolobales archaeon and encodes:
- a CDS encoding aldo/keto reductase; this encodes MEYKYIPKLGRRVSSIGLGTGGRRTERSEEASWTSAIRRALELGILLIDTAEIYSDGFAEEVVGKAVREWGGSREDLFIVTKIHPRNLASEESIRRSISGSLRRLGLDYVDSYLIHWLEEGVVLRDALKVLEKLWKEGLARSLGVSNFTLERIEEARSYLSYTDIAVVENRYSLTKRDDEKSVIPYCEREGILYLAYTPIDKGVLAGNSLLREVGVRYGRTPIQVALNWYTRFKMLVPIPRASTIPHVEEIAGSTGWSLEEEDWNLIDKAFRKTDQ
- a CDS encoding ABC transporter permease, with the translated sequence MVGLIDSVISRIMDVFFVIPTFFIALTLVAIYGSNIYLIMLIIGATTRPTTARIMRAQVYVVREHPYVEAVKTLGAGDLRIMIRHVLPASIPPAIANTILLVGNAIIIEAGLSYLGLGDPNMPSWGRIIYEGQPYIASAWWISLFPGVFLVITVLGLNFLGDSLYRIFTPRIRMQG
- a CDS encoding flavin reductase family protein, producing the protein MFFQKLRRVDLEDGERVLYPVIPTVVVAEYEGRIGGMMAAWWTQLSSKPFLVGVLIAPERYTYALIKKSRIYSLNFLDSKYIDRTPYLGDVSERFFRDKIRRGGFTILRGEVLGAPILGEASASLEIELRRIVETGDHDLFIGEVKAVYAAEDFKGLWKLESYNPLMYLGRTRKPEQIKRIYAVCREYEIREIPFAPEPLREYAEKRISIINKVRGLYKEMKSRSREDILKAIAELLKEEGLDSEDAEFYYEEVRRSQA
- a CDS encoding 2-oxo acid dehydrogenase subunit E2, giving the protein MLREIERIEKYTSTGVRVKESIPMSPVREVIAKRMVESLQTMAQVTLTTEAIVDALVEVREELLKELGEGIRVTYTDILVKTVAMLLREHPYINATLEEDKIKILE